CTCCAAATGGATGGGAAAGATCTACCAGTTCCTGGGCCTTTCCGTGGGCGTCATCCAGCACGAAATGGACGACCAGCAACGCCAGACCGCATATGCCTGTGACGTCACCTACGGGACCAACAACGAATTCGGCTTCGACTACCTGCGCGACAACATGAAATTCGACGTGCAGAGCCTGAGCCAGCGCGAATTCAATTTCGCCATCGTCGACGAAGTCGACTCCATTCTCATCGATGAAGCCCGGACGCCGCTGATCATCTCGGGCCCCACCGAGCAATCCACCTCCTTCTTTTACCGGGTCAACGAATTCGTCGTCCGCATTAAGCGCAGCAAGGAACTATTCGAATTGGACGAAAAATCCAAGACCGTGGTCTTGACTGAAATTGGCATCAGCGAGGCCGAGAAATTTTTCCACGTTGAAAATTTGTACGATCTGCCCAATATGGACCTGCTGCACCAGATCTATCAATCGCTCAAGGCGCACCTGCTATTCAACCGCGACGTCGATTACCTGGTCAAGGACGACCAGGTTTTGATCGTCGATGAATTCACCGGCCGCATCATGCCCGGCCGCCGCTATTCGGACGGCCTCCACCAGGCCCTGGAAGCCAAGGAGAACGTCAAGGTCGAGCAGGAATACCAAACCCTGGCCACCATCACCTTTCAAAACTATTTCCGCATGTACAAGAGGCTGGCTGGCATGACCGGAACCGCCATCACCGAGGCGGCCGAATTCGCCCACATCTACAACCTCGACGTCGTGGAGATCCCCACCAATCAATCATTGATCCGCACCGAGTACCGCGACGTGATCTACGGCAGCAAGGAAGAGAAGTGGGAAGCCGTGGCCAAGGAGATCAAGGACTTGAACGAAAAGGGCCAGCCGGTCCTGGTGGGAACGATCTCCATCGAAAACTCGGAGCTGCTCAGCCGCCGGCTGCAAAGGGAAAGGATCCGCCACGTGGTCCTGAACGCCAAATACCACGAAATGGAGGCCGAGATCGTGGCCCAGGCCGGACGCCTCCATTCGGTGACCATCGCCACCAATATGGCCGGTCGCGGCACCGACATCCTGTTGGGGGGGAACGTCGACGCCCTGCTCAAGGAAGAGTTGAAAAAGAAGGGCTTCAGCCCGGAGACGGCGCCGCCGGTCGTCGCCGAAAAAGCGCGAAAAGAGATCGGCGACCAGGTGACCCGCGAACACGAAACTGTAATCGCCCGCGGCGGTTTGCACATCCTGGGCACCGAGCGCCATGAAGCCCGCCGCATTGACAACCAGCTGCGCGGCCGCTCCGGCCGCCAGGGCGATCCCGGCTCCTCCCGCTTCTACATTTCCCTGGAAGACGACCTGATGAAAATCCTCGGCTCGGACCGGGTGCGCGGGATGCTGGTCAGAGCAGGCATGAGCAACGGCGTCCCCTTGGAAAACCGGCTGGTGTCGCGGGCCATCGAAAACGCGCAAAAGCAGATCGAAGGCCAGAATTTTTCCATCCGCAAGCACCTGCTGGAGTACGACGACGTGATGAACAAGCAGCGCCAGCATATCTATGCGCTGCGTCGCGACATCCTTTTCGGCAAGGATTTCAAGGATTACATTCTCGAGCTCATCGACGATCTGTACAACGAAGTTTTTACTTTTTACATCGATGAAAACAAGGATGCCGACGAGTGGGACTGGGAATCTTTTCAAAAAGAACTCCAGATGCAGTTCGGTTTGGATGCCAAGCAGATCATCGGCGCGGATTACCATGACCTGCCGCCCCTGCTCCTGAAGGAAAACATCCTGGCCGGCATCAAGAAATTTTATGCGGAAAAAGAGGCGGCGATCGGTTCGGGACAGATGCGCGAGCTCGAACGGATGATCATGCTGCAGGTAACCGATTCCCAGTGGAAGGACCACCTGCTCAACATCGACCACCTGAAAGAGGGCATTGGCCTGCGCGGCTACGCCCAGAAAGATCCGCTCATTGAATACAAGAAGGAAAGCTACCAGATGTACGAAGCCCTGCTCAACCGCATCGATGAAGAGATCCTGCGTTTCCTGTTCTTCTTCCGCCCGGTAAGCGACCAGGAGATCGATGATTGGCGCAAAAAAAAGAAAGCCAAGGTGGCAAGCCCCCTGTTCAAAATGCCAGGCAGGAAAAATAAAAGAAGATGAAAGCAAAAGATAAAATCATCGCCGCCGAAGGCCTGACCTTCGACGACGTGCTGCTCGTCCCCGCCTACTCCGAGGTGCTGCCCAACCAGACCGATACGGCCACGATGTTTTCGCGGCATATCCCCTTGCGCATCCCTTTGGTCGCGGCGGCCATGGACACCGTCTCCGAATCGCGGATGGCCATCGCCATGGCCCAGCTCGGAGGCATGGCCGTCATCCACAAGAACCTGACCATTGAAGAGCAAGCTGGAGAGGTGCTCAAGGTCAAGCGCTCCGAATCGGGTATGATCGTCAATCCCTTCACCCTCCGTCCCGACAACACCATCCAGCAGGCACTGCAGCTGGTGAGAGAAAAAGGAATCTCCGGACTGCCGATCGTCGACAAACAGGGAAAACTGGTTGGAATTTTGACCAACCGCGATTTGCGCTTCGCCGCCAACAGCAGCGAAAAAATCTCGACCATCATGAGGACGGAAAACCTGGTCACCGCCCCGGTTGACTTCACCATGGCCGAAGCCAAGCATTTGCTGCACGTCAACCGCATCGAAAAACTGCCGGTGGTCGATCGGAACAATTTTTTAAAAGGACTGATCACCTTCAAGGATATTCTGAAAACTGAAAACTTTCCTTCCGCCTCCAAGGACAAAATGGGCCACCTGCTGGTCGGGGCTGCGGTCAGCACCGGCAGCGACACCATGGAGCGGGTGAAAGCCCTGGTCGAAGCCAAGGCCGATGTGCTGGTTATCGACACCTCGCACGCCCATTCGCGCAAAGTGCTGCAAACCGTCGAAAAAATCCGGGCGGCGGCCGATGGCTTGGATCTGGTCGTGGGCAATATCGCCACGGCCGCTGCCGCCCGCGACCTGCTCAAACTGGGCGTAGACGGCATCAAGGTCGGAATCGGTCCAGGCTCCATCTGCACCACCCGGGTAGTCACCGGGGCTGGAGTGCCGCAGATTTCGGCGATCATGGCCGTGGCCGAAGAAACCGCCGGCAAAGTGCCGATCATCGCCGACGGCGGGATAAAATTTTCCGGGGATGTGACAAAAGCCCTGGCCGCTGGGGCGGATGCGGTGATGATCGGCTCCATCCTGGCCGGAACCGACGAAAGCCCGGGGGAAATGGTCATCTACCAGGGCCGCTCCTATAAAAAATACCGCGGCATGGGCTCACTCGCCGCCATGAAAGCGGGCAGCCGCGATCGTTACTTTCAGGAAGATGAATATTCCGAATCCAAACTGGTTCCCGAAGGGATCGAGGGGCGAGTTCCCTATCGCGGCACGGTCATGAATCTCGTTCCTCTCCTGATCGGCGGCGTCAAAGCCGGCATGGGCCTCACCGGCTGCCATTCCATCGGGGAACTGAAGAAAAAATCGCATTTCATCCGCATCACCCATGCCAGTTTAAAGGAAAGCCATGTTCACGACGTGATCATTACCGAGGAATCGCCTAATTATCGTTTGGATTAGGAGAACCAATGAAAACGAAAGTCCTCGGTATATTGCTGTTGTTGGGGAGCATGGGCATCAACGCCAACGCAGCCAAAGTATCGCAGTTCGGTGCCGGGATACGTGGGGGAACATTCGGTATTCCCAATGCCTTGCTGGACCTGGTATTTTTCGAGCATCCGCAATTAAAGGGAAATTCCTTTGCCTTCGAAATCCATTCCTATGGCAACAAGGGTCCCCAATCGGTTTTCAGTGGCATTTACAGCCTAGAATACAGCCGCATGGAAGGCAATGGCTATTTCCGCAACGAACAATTCAACAACCGTCTGTTTGGTTCCGGCGAAATCACCCAGATCAGTTTTACCGCGACCATTTTGATGCATATTTTCTCGAGTTCTCCGATTCATCCCTATATCGGCGGCGGCATCGGCATCTGCCGGTTCAGTATTTTTGCCGAGGGGTCGTACATGGACGAGCTGGGTACCACCATCCACAAAACCCTGGATAAAAAAATGTTCCTGCCGGTTGGGCATATTCCCATCGGCATCATGGGCAACATCGACAATAAATTCATCCTGCGTGCAGAGGCCGGATTTAAAAACGGCTTTTATTTCGGTGGAAGTATGGTGGTCAACTTCTGAAGCGTCGCGCCATGACCAGACGAAAAGAAATTCCTTCTGCCAAAGGATTTGCTGCGACCGGGAATGCGGTTGACGGAAATGAGCAAAAGCAATATTCCTGAAAAGCTCACCTTCCGGCGCAAGGAAGTGATGCAGCTGGCCAAGCTGGACGGCCGGGTGCTGGATTACTGGGAAAAGGAATTCCCGTTTTTCACTCCGGTGACCAATCAGAGCGGCGAAAAATTTTACAGCCGCCGCGATGTGGAAATCATTTTGAAGATCAAGGAGTGGCTGGGCCGCGATAAATGCGACAAAAACAAGATCAAGGAGCTGCTGCTGCAGAATTTTGGCGAGATTGACTCGGTCAAGGATGCTCCGTCGCCGGGAGCGATCGATCGCGAGAAAGTAAAAAGAATCCGCCGCGAACTGGACGAAATATTGACTTTACTGGCCAAAGATGATAAAAATTGATTGCGTCGGGGCGTAGCGCAGTCTGGTTAGCGTACACGCTTGGGGTGCGTGTGGTCGGTGGTTCGAATCCACTCGCCCCGACTTATTTTATTTTTCTACGGACACCATGAAAACCATTCTATTGACCAACGATGATGGATTCTATTCCAAGGGCCTGAGTTCCTTGAAGGCCATTCTTGAAAAAAAGTACCACGTCTGGGCCGTGGCGCCCGACAGTTAAAGAAGCGCCATCAGCAAGGCCTTGACACAGAATCAGCCGCTGCGCGTCAGCCAGGTCGAGGCGAACGTCTACGCCGTGAACGGCACGACCGCCGATTGCGTCAACATCGCGCTGCAGAAAATCCTTCCCCAGCGGCCCGATTTCATCGTTTCCGGGATGAACCTGGGCGAAAACCTTTCCGAGGATGTTTTCTTTTCCGGGACGGTGGGCGGGGCCTTTTCCGGATATCTTTACGGCATCCCGTCGCTGGCGGTTTCCTTGATCGCCGGGCTGGGCCAGTATCAGCAGCACTCCTTTGAATTCGATCAGGGGGCGGAAATCACGGCCAAGGTATTGGAAAAGCTGCTCGCCCACGACCACGACAATGTCATTTACAACATGAACATCCCATTCCCCAATCGCGGCGAAATCGCCGTGACTTCCCTGGGCAGCAAACGCTACACACCGGACATCGTGGAAAGAACCGACCCGCGCGGCCGCAAATACTACTGGATCGGGACCGGGACGCCGAATTACAGCTGCCAGGAAGGCAGCGATATCTGGGCCGTGCAGAACCAGTATATTTCCCTGAGCATCATCAAGTACGATTTGAATTCCCAGGCGGAGATGGAGCGCCTGGCTTCCGCCTTCCAGCGCTTCAAGCTGTAACTCGGACAGCGGCCCTGGCTATCCCGCCAAAATCTCCCTGGCTTCCTGCAAAAGCGCTTTCGGGACCATGATCTTCACCTTGCCCAGTCCGTCCATGGTGATCCCGAAGATGTGGCCAGCCGATTCGAATTTCAACAGGACCGGGATCTGAAAATTTTCAAGCTTGGACTTGACTATTTCGGCCTCCATGGCGCCTTCCACCGTCAGGAGTTCTTCAAGATCGGATTCCATCATCACGCCTCCAGCCGGCACCGCCAATGCGATCCTAAATGCGTGTCCTTACTTGAGTTTTTCGCGGAAATAGATGAAAAAGACCTGCATGCCCAATTCCCGGCTGTCATTGTTCCCGGGAAACGTCTTGGCGGGCACGAAGACCTTGTCGGTCTCAAAGCGCAGGAAAAATTCATCGCCGGCGCCCATTTGTTCGGGGGTGATGGTATATTCCTTGGAGAACTGGCCCTCCTCGGGGATGAATTCCTCGAGCAGAGAATCATTGATTTTCAAGGTGATCTTTTGGTCGGGGAAGACCGATTTGTTCACTCCGCCCTTGAGGATCAAGGTGCATTCCTTTTTCGGGTTCTCGATGATGCAGACCGATTTCGCCATGGTCCAGCGCCAGCTGCGGTGGAACGAATCCTTGGCGTTGACATCGGTTTCAAGCCCGTTCCAACCCTCGTCATAGACGATTTCAGGCGCGTTGAACGAGGCCGGCTGGATGTTGAGTTTTTTCTCGAACAGGATCAGCGGCTTTTCCTTGTCGGTTGCCTTCAGGTCGTACAAGCCAACGGTCAGCCTTACTTCCTCCGAGCCTTCGAAGTCGACGTCGAATTCGTTCAGGAACTGAGGGATGAACAAGACACGGGAGTATTTTAAATCTTCATTCGCTCCCCAGGCGCTGGTTTTCTTCGCCAGCGCATGGTCGTCCTGGAGGAGCATCTCCTTGCTGTTCACCCGCCAGAAGTGGACGAATACATCGAAGTCACGGGCCAGCTTTTTAAAATCGTTGGCGGTTTTGAATTCATAGTCCATTTTCAGGTACAGGGAATCGGTGACCGATTCGGGCGTGAGCGTCAGCTTCAAATCGATGCCCTGGCGATCGACTCTTTTACTGCAAAAAGAAAGCAACAACGCTATCGGTAAAATCGTTACCATAATGATTCGTTTCATGAAACCTCCTAAGATCTTGTCTAAAATTTAACATAGTTGAGCAAAAAAAGCAAGCTGGCCGATCAAGGCCCGCTGCAACGGACAGCCATTGCGGCTGCCCGTTTTGCGGGCGGGGAAACGAATCAAAAGAACAAAATTATTTTTTCTTTTTGCCTAAATCTTCAAACTCGGCATCGATGACTTCGCCTTCACTGGCGGCAGAATCAGGCCCCGGAGTTTTTTCGGCTTCCGCCCCGGGCTGGGGGCCTCTTTGCGCCCCGGCCGACTTATACATCTCGGTAGACAGCCTGCTGGTCAGCTTGTTGATGCTTTCGATTTCGTCCAGTATCTGCTGGCTTTCTCCCTTTTCAACCACTTCCTTGGCATGCTTGACCGCCGATTCGACCTCACTGGCCATTGATTCGGGAATCTTGTCCTTGTTTTCCTTGACCAGTTTTTCCAAGGAATAGGACAACTGATCCAGCTTGTTGCGGTTTTCAATGGCGTCTTTCTTCTGCTGGTCCTCGGCGCGGAACTTCTCGGCATCCTTGACCATCTTGTCGATTTCCTTTTCGTTGAGCCCGCTGGAGGAGGTGATGGTGATGGCCTGCTGCTTGTTGGTCGCCAGGTCCTTGGCCGACACATTGAGGATGCCGTTGGCGTCAATGTCGAAGGTAACTTCCACCTGGGGAACGCCGCGGGGAGCCGGCGGCAGACCGGTCAAATGAAATTTGCCCAGGGTGCGGTTGTCGCGGGCCATCTCCCTCTCGCCTTGCAGCACGTGGATTTCCACGGTCGATTGATTGTCCTCGGCGGTGGTGAAAATGTCGGTTTTTTTTGTCGGGATGGTCGTATTGCGCTCGATCAATTTGTGCGAGATGCCGCCCAGGGTTTCGATGCCCAATGACAGGGGCGTGACGTCAAGCAATAAAATGTCCTTGGCTTCGCCGCCCAGGACGCCGCCCTGCACCGCCGCGCCGGCGGCGACAACTTCATCGGGGTTGACGCTCTTGTTGCCGTCGCGACCGAAAAATTTCTTGACCAGTTCCTGTATATAGGGCATGCGCGTCATGCCGCCGACCAGGATGACCTCCTTGATATCGGCGATGCCGATCCCGGCATCCTTGATGGCCTGCTTGCACGGGGCGATCGAGCGTTCGATGATGTCGCCGACCAGCTGTTCAAGCTTGGAGCGGCTCAGCTTCATCACCAAGTGCTTGGGGCCCGAGGCGTCGGCGGTCACGAAAGGCAGGTTGATTTCGGTTTCCAGGGCGGTGGAGAGCTCGATCTTGGCCTTTTCGGCGGCT
Above is a genomic segment from Candidatus Aminicenantes bacterium containing:
- the secA gene encoding preprotein translocase subunit SecA yields the protein MFKFIIRKIFGTQTERDLKRLRPSVIRINELEPAMRQMSDDQLRAKTDEFKKRVQDGESLDDLLVETFAVVREAARRTLNMRHFDVQLLGGMVLHQGKIAEMKTGEGKTLVATLPAYLNSLDGKGVHIVTVNDYLASRDSKWMGKIYQFLGLSVGVIQHEMDDQQRQTAYACDVTYGTNNEFGFDYLRDNMKFDVQSLSQREFNFAIVDEVDSILIDEARTPLIISGPTEQSTSFFYRVNEFVVRIKRSKELFELDEKSKTVVLTEIGISEAEKFFHVENLYDLPNMDLLHQIYQSLKAHLLFNRDVDYLVKDDQVLIVDEFTGRIMPGRRYSDGLHQALEAKENVKVEQEYQTLATITFQNYFRMYKRLAGMTGTAITEAAEFAHIYNLDVVEIPTNQSLIRTEYRDVIYGSKEEKWEAVAKEIKDLNEKGQPVLVGTISIENSELLSRRLQRERIRHVVLNAKYHEMEAEIVAQAGRLHSVTIATNMAGRGTDILLGGNVDALLKEELKKKGFSPETAPPVVAEKARKEIGDQVTREHETVIARGGLHILGTERHEARRIDNQLRGRSGRQGDPGSSRFYISLEDDLMKILGSDRVRGMLVRAGMSNGVPLENRLVSRAIENAQKQIEGQNFSIRKHLLEYDDVMNKQRQHIYALRRDILFGKDFKDYILELIDDLYNEVFTFYIDENKDADEWDWESFQKELQMQFGLDAKQIIGADYHDLPPLLLKENILAGIKKFYAEKEAAIGSGQMRELERMIMLQVTDSQWKDHLLNIDHLKEGIGLRGYAQKDPLIEYKKESYQMYEALLNRIDEEILRFLFFFRPVSDQEIDDWRKKKKAKVASPLFKMPGRKNKRR
- the guaB gene encoding IMP dehydrogenase is translated as MKAKDKIIAAEGLTFDDVLLVPAYSEVLPNQTDTATMFSRHIPLRIPLVAAAMDTVSESRMAIAMAQLGGMAVIHKNLTIEEQAGEVLKVKRSESGMIVNPFTLRPDNTIQQALQLVREKGISGLPIVDKQGKLVGILTNRDLRFAANSSEKISTIMRTENLVTAPVDFTMAEAKHLLHVNRIEKLPVVDRNNFLKGLITFKDILKTENFPSASKDKMGHLLVGAAVSTGSDTMERVKALVEAKADVLVIDTSHAHSRKVLQTVEKIRAAADGLDLVVGNIATAAAARDLLKLGVDGIKVGIGPGSICTTRVVTGAGVPQISAIMAVAEETAGKVPIIADGGIKFSGDVTKALAAGADAVMIGSILAGTDESPGEMVIYQGRSYKKYRGMGSLAAMKAGSRDRYFQEDEYSESKLVPEGIEGRVPYRGTVMNLVPLLIGGVKAGMGLTGCHSIGELKKKSHFIRITHASLKESHVHDVIITEESPNYRLD
- a CDS encoding MerR family transcriptional regulator, whose amino-acid sequence is MSKSNIPEKLTFRRKEVMQLAKLDGRVLDYWEKEFPFFTPVTNQSGEKFYSRRDVEIILKIKEWLGRDKCDKNKIKELLLQNFGEIDSVKDAPSPGAIDREKVKRIRRELDEILTLLAKDDKN
- a CDS encoding DUF2007 domain-containing protein, coding for MMESDLEELLTVEGAMEAEIVKSKLENFQIPVLLKFESAGHIFGITMDGLGKVKIMVPKALLQEAREILAG
- the dnaK gene encoding molecular chaperone DnaK, translated to MGRIIGIDLGTTNSAVAIMEKGDIKIITNSEGGRTTPSVVGFAKDGGRLVGQVAKRQSITNPENTVYSIKRFMGRRISEVRDEIKMVPYKVVSGPNDDARVSIEGKQYSPPEISALILQKLKEAAEDYLGEKVTEAVITVPAYFNDAQRQATKDAGKIAGLDVKRIINEPTAAALAYGMDKKKDELIAVYDFGGGTFDISILEIGENIVEVKSTNGDTHLGGDNIDQRLIDWIGEEFKKDQGIDLTKDKMALQRLKEAAEKAKIELSTALETEINLPFVTADASGPKHLVMKLSRSKLEQLVGDIIERSIAPCKQAIKDAGIGIADIKEVILVGGMTRMPYIQELVKKFFGRDGNKSVNPDEVVAAGAAVQGGVLGGEAKDILLLDVTPLSLGIETLGGISHKLIERNTTIPTKKTDIFTTAEDNQSTVEIHVLQGEREMARDNRTLGKFHLTGLPPAPRGVPQVEVTFDIDANGILNVSAKDLATNKQQAITITSSSGLNEKEIDKMVKDAEKFRAEDQQKKDAIENRNKLDQLSYSLEKLVKENKDKIPESMASEVESAVKHAKEVVEKGESQQILDEIESINKLTSRLSTEMYKSAGAQRGPQPGAEAEKTPGPDSAASEGEVIDAEFEDLGKKKK